In the genome of Leeuwenhoekiella sp. MAR_2009_132, one region contains:
- a CDS encoding DUF3347 domain-containing protein has translation MKKLFLVLSSFLILACGESKKNQETVTVSGSESSTGKLVYNGAKRDAKFKNDEVTSVYDNYNKLKTALVNTDSEAAQNAAEEMISSMEAVEVEADLREEAQAIANTKDINKQRAHFEKLTSGVKTFVEENISGGTLYYQYCPMAFDGKGAYWISNEKKVYNPYFGDVMLNCGTVSEEIN, from the coding sequence ATGAAGAAATTATTTTTAGTACTGAGTTCCTTTTTGATTTTAGCCTGCGGCGAAAGCAAAAAAAATCAGGAAACAGTAACCGTTTCCGGTAGTGAATCGAGCACAGGTAAACTAGTTTATAACGGAGCAAAACGAGATGCTAAATTTAAAAACGATGAGGTAACAAGTGTATATGATAACTATAATAAGTTGAAGACTGCTCTTGTGAATACAGATTCTGAAGCCGCCCAAAATGCAGCAGAAGAAATGATATCAAGTATGGAGGCTGTAGAAGTAGAGGCAGATTTAAGAGAAGAAGCTCAGGCAATAGCAAATACCAAAGATATTAATAAACAGCGTGCGCATTTTGAAAAGTTAACTTCTGGAGTAAAAACCTTTGTAGAAGAAAATATTTCTGGCGGCACACTCTACTATCAATATTGCCCAATGGCCTTTGATGGTAAAGGTGCATACTGGATTTCTAATGAGAAGAAAGTTTACAACCCTTATTTTGGTGATGTGATGTTAAATTGCGGAACAGTAAGTGAAGAAATAAATTAA
- a CDS encoding GAF domain-containing protein, which yields MTFETLKPQVSQILDSASLSVEQRLQEVCDLLKETIAHYDWVGFYFKNGDKDELKLSSYAGAHTDHTIIPFGKGICGQVAVSNQNFVVPDVNAQDNYIACSITVKAEIVVPLFVNGKNIGQIDIDSNTPDPFTDADERFLEWVNVQVANILEA from the coding sequence ATGACTTTTGAAACTCTAAAACCTCAAGTATCGCAAATATTAGATAGCGCAAGCTTATCTGTTGAACAACGACTGCAAGAAGTATGCGACCTTCTCAAAGAAACTATAGCTCATTATGACTGGGTAGGATTCTACTTCAAGAATGGTGATAAAGACGAACTCAAATTAAGTTCATACGCGGGAGCACATACAGATCACACCATTATTCCTTTTGGAAAAGGCATTTGCGGACAGGTAGCCGTTTCTAATCAAAATTTTGTGGTGCCTGATGTAAATGCACAGGACAATTATATCGCTTGTAGCATTACCGTAAAAGCAGAAATTGTTGTTCCATTATTTGTAAACGGAAAAAATATAGGTCAGATAGATATTGACTCTAACACTCCAGATCCTTTTACTGATGCAGACGAACGGTTTTTAGAATGGGTAAATGTGCAAGTCGCTAATATATTAGAAGCTTAA
- the xrtF gene encoding exosortase family protein XrtF encodes MLDLIRKYKSVLLFILTFLGVYVVLSVGYAIYLKQEFSIAHYPDYVTHQVAVQSNWLINITDYSSFIEPHSEEASMKLFVEDYFVVRVVEGCNGVSVIILFTAFVFSFYQGFKKTTVFFILGSLLIYGINVLRIVIISIGLYKIPEYSRILHDVVFPAIIYGTVVLLWLFWIKRFKKISS; translated from the coding sequence TTGTTAGATTTAATTCGCAAATATAAGTCGGTACTTCTATTTATCCTTACATTTTTAGGAGTGTATGTGGTGCTTAGTGTTGGCTATGCAATTTACTTAAAACAAGAGTTTTCTATAGCGCATTATCCTGATTATGTAACCCATCAGGTAGCAGTGCAAAGTAATTGGCTTATTAATATAACTGACTACTCAAGTTTTATAGAGCCGCATTCTGAGGAAGCATCTATGAAGCTTTTTGTAGAAGATTATTTTGTAGTACGTGTGGTAGAGGGGTGTAATGGGGTGAGCGTAATAATTCTGTTTACCGCTTTTGTGTTTTCTTTTTATCAGGGATTTAAAAAAACTACGGTATTTTTTATTCTAGGTAGTCTGCTTATCTATGGTATTAATGTGCTGCGGATTGTTATTATAAGTATAGGCTTATATAAAATCCCTGAATACAGTAGGATACTTCATGATGTAGTATTTCCAGCAATTATTTATGGTACCGTAGTTTTACTTTGGCTATTTTGGATAAAGCGATTTAAAAAAATATCCTCTTGA
- the purH gene encoding bifunctional phosphoribosylaminoimidazolecarboxamide formyltransferase/IMP cyclohydrolase, producing the protein MSTAIKAKAALISVFSKEGLEPLIKKFNELGITLYSTGGTEKFIQDLGVPVVPVEEVTSYPSILGGRVKTLHPKIFGGILNRQDHEGDISEMAEYNIPQLDIVIVDLYPFEKTVASGASEQDIVEKIDIGGISLIRAAAKNFKDTLCVSSVDDYKEVLELVSANEGTTTLTDRKRFAAKAFNVSSHYDTAIFNYFNEEEVVYKASYTEGKTLRYGENPHQKGTFFGDFNAMFDQLHGKELSYNNLLDVDAAVNLMAEFKDENPTFAILKHNNACGLAQRETIHQAYVDALAGDPVSAFGGILISNTEIDKATAEEIHSLFCEVVIAPGFSEEAFEILKGKKNRVLLVQKPVALPNDQVRSCLNGILVQDKDAITDSLSDLSTATDNKPTDQELSDLIFASKICKHTKSNTIVFAKGNQLYASGTGQTSRVDALRQAIDKAVAFGFDLKGAVMASDAFFPFPDCVEIADKAGITAVIQPGGSIKDQLSIDYCNANNIAMVMTGTRHFKH; encoded by the coding sequence ATGAGTACTGCCATAAAAGCTAAAGCCGCACTAATTTCAGTTTTTAGTAAAGAAGGTCTTGAACCACTTATAAAAAAGTTTAATGAATTAGGTATCACCCTTTATTCTACGGGAGGTACCGAAAAATTTATTCAGGATCTAGGTGTTCCGGTAGTACCTGTAGAAGAGGTTACTTCGTACCCTTCAATTCTAGGTGGAAGAGTTAAAACATTACACCCTAAAATTTTTGGGGGTATACTTAACCGTCAGGACCACGAAGGTGATATTTCTGAAATGGCAGAATATAACATTCCGCAATTAGATATTGTAATTGTTGACTTGTACCCATTTGAAAAAACAGTTGCCTCAGGAGCTTCAGAACAAGATATTGTTGAGAAAATTGATATAGGTGGTATTTCATTAATACGCGCTGCTGCTAAGAATTTTAAAGACACGTTATGCGTTTCTTCTGTAGATGATTACAAGGAAGTACTTGAACTGGTAAGTGCAAATGAAGGCACTACTACACTGACAGACCGCAAACGTTTTGCCGCAAAAGCCTTTAATGTTTCCTCACACTACGATACTGCAATATTTAACTACTTTAATGAAGAAGAAGTAGTTTACAAAGCAAGCTATACCGAAGGAAAAACATTACGATATGGTGAAAATCCGCATCAAAAAGGAACATTCTTTGGCGATTTTAATGCAATGTTTGATCAACTTCACGGAAAAGAACTTTCTTATAACAACCTGTTAGATGTTGACGCTGCTGTAAATTTAATGGCAGAATTTAAAGATGAGAATCCCACGTTTGCTATTTTGAAACACAATAACGCGTGTGGTTTAGCTCAACGAGAAACAATTCACCAGGCATATGTTGATGCTTTAGCGGGAGATCCTGTTTCAGCCTTTGGTGGAATTTTAATATCAAATACAGAAATCGACAAAGCAACAGCAGAAGAGATTCATTCTTTATTTTGTGAGGTTGTAATTGCTCCCGGTTTTTCTGAAGAAGCTTTTGAAATTTTAAAAGGAAAGAAAAATAGAGTTCTTTTAGTTCAGAAACCTGTAGCGTTACCTAACGATCAGGTAAGAAGTTGTTTAAATGGTATTTTAGTTCAGGATAAGGATGCTATCACAGACAGCCTTTCTGATCTTTCTACAGCCACAGACAATAAACCTACAGATCAAGAGTTAAGTGATCTAATATTTGCTTCAAAAATCTGTAAGCACACAAAATCAAATACTATTGTATTTGCAAAAGGAAACCAGCTTTACGCAAGTGGTACTGGCCAAACTTCTCGTGTAGATGCATTACGCCAGGCAATAGATAAAGCGGTTGCTTTTGGTTTTGATTTAAAAGGAGCGGTAATGGCAAGTGATGCATTTTTCCCGTTTCCTGACTGTGTTGAAATAGCAGATAAAGCGGGTATCACAGCGGTTATTCAACCCGGCGGATCTATAAAAGATCAGTTGAGCATAGATTATTGCAATGCTAATAATATTGCTATGGTAATGACCGGAACAAGACATTTTAAACACTAA
- a CDS encoding rod shape-determining protein, with the protein MGFFDFLTEEIAIDLGTANTLIIHNDKVVVDSPSIVARDRVTNKIIAAGKEAAMMQGKTHENIKTIRPLKDGVIADFDASEQMISMFIKEIPALKKRLFAPALRMVVCIPSGITEVEMRAVKESCERVNGKEVFLIHEPMAAAIGIGVDIMQPKGNMIVDIGGGTTEIAVIALGGIVCDKSVKIAGDVFTNDIIYYMRTQHNLYVGERSAEKIKIQIGAATEDLEVPPEDMSVQGRDLLTGKPKQVSISYREIAKALDKSILRIEDAVMETLSQTPPELAADIYNTGIYLAGGGSMLRGLDKRLSQKTDLPVYIAEDPLRAVVRGTGITLKNLAKFKSIFVK; encoded by the coding sequence ATGGGCTTTTTTGATTTTCTAACTGAAGAGATAGCGATTGACCTCGGTACCGCAAACACTCTTATAATACATAACGACAAGGTTGTTGTAGACAGCCCTTCTATTGTTGCCAGAGATCGCGTTACTAATAAAATTATCGCTGCCGGAAAAGAAGCTGCAATGATGCAGGGTAAAACACACGAAAACATTAAAACAATACGTCCTCTTAAAGATGGTGTAATTGCAGATTTTGATGCTAGTGAGCAAATGATAAGCATGTTTATTAAAGAAATTCCTGCGCTTAAGAAAAGGCTTTTTGCTCCTGCATTGCGTATGGTAGTTTGTATCCCTTCAGGAATCACAGAGGTTGAAATGCGTGCTGTAAAAGAAAGTTGTGAGCGTGTTAACGGTAAAGAGGTATTTCTTATACACGAGCCTATGGCAGCCGCTATAGGTATAGGTGTAGACATCATGCAACCTAAAGGTAACATGATTGTTGATATAGGTGGTGGTACTACAGAAATTGCAGTAATTGCTTTAGGAGGTATTGTTTGTGATAAATCTGTAAAAATTGCAGGTGACGTATTTACAAATGATATCATATACTATATGCGCACCCAACATAACCTCTATGTAGGAGAACGTAGTGCAGAAAAAATAAAGATTCAAATAGGTGCAGCGACCGAAGATTTAGAAGTTCCACCAGAAGATATGAGTGTACAGGGTCGCGACCTCCTTACAGGTAAACCTAAACAGGTTTCTATATCCTACAGAGAGATTGCTAAAGCATTAGACAAATCTATATTACGCATAGAGGATGCCGTAATGGAAACGCTTTCGCAAACGCCCCCAGAACTTGCTGCAGATATTTACAATACTGGTATCTATTTAGCAGGTGGTGGTAGTATGTTGCGCGGGTTAGACAAACGTTTATCTCAAAAAACAGACTTACCGGTTTATATTGCTGAAGATCCTTTACGTGCCGTTGTGCGCGGTACAGGTATTACGCTAAAAAACCTGGCTAAGTTCAAGAGTATTTTTGTAAAATAA
- a CDS encoding exosortase F system-associated membrane protein has product MKKIVLVLVVVFLFLILVAMRYFQQHLFYDPLLLFFEKDYLNSGSLPQLDIFKMLFSISIRFWINSIISICILKLLFRENELLKILILIYGVLFGLLIITFYFLIAQYQVSFELPLFYVRRFLIQPMLLLILLPAFYYQKLRSN; this is encoded by the coding sequence TTGAAAAAAATAGTTCTTGTTCTGGTGGTAGTGTTTCTTTTTTTAATACTTGTGGCTATGCGTTATTTTCAGCAACACTTGTTTTATGATCCTTTACTGTTATTTTTTGAAAAGGATTACTTGAATTCAGGATCATTACCTCAGTTAGATATTTTTAAGATGCTTTTTTCTATCAGCATTCGCTTTTGGATTAATTCTATAATTTCTATTTGTATATTAAAGTTACTTTTTCGAGAAAACGAACTACTTAAGATACTCATTCTAATCTATGGTGTTTTATTTGGGTTGCTAATTATAACTTTCTATTTCTTAATTGCCCAATACCAAGTATCGTTTGAACTCCCCTTGTTTTATGTAAGAAGATTTTTAATTCAGCCTATGTTACTTTTAATATTATTACCTGCTTTTTATTATCAAAAGCTGCGCAGCAACTAG
- a CDS encoding ABC transporter permease yields the protein MLIYLRVLKESLAFAINALRNNKLRTLLSLLGVTIGIFSIIGVLAAVDSLKQEIKGSLSSLDNSTIILMRFSFGPSEIPQWKREQFPDVSYEEYQYIKRNVPDVDAVSYSLNVRAESIKYGDKLVTGVGIAPVTEGYYNIESLKLKEGRFFNESESNSGSPVIVLGDEIADGLFGNLNPIGKEVRLYGQRFTVIGVLEKEGTSLFGPSKDGSAILPVNVVRRIYGSNNKSAFPSIVIKPASGVDIPEFNAVLAQRLRQLRGLKPDDVNNFFINQLSGFTDLIDNITGTMSTIGGFIGLFSLLVGGFGIANIMFVSVKERTNLIGIQKALGAKNRFILLQFLFESIILATIGGLIGLGLVWIITIIASQFTGDFEFILSAGNIFAGLFSSVIIGLIAGIVPALMASRLDPVEAIRTGM from the coding sequence ATGCTCATTTATCTTAGGGTATTAAAAGAAAGTCTCGCATTTGCGATTAATGCACTGCGTAATAATAAGTTGCGTACGCTGCTATCACTACTGGGTGTAACCATAGGAATATTTTCAATCATCGGGGTTTTAGCTGCGGTAGATTCATTAAAACAGGAGATCAAAGGCAGTTTGTCTTCATTAGATAACAGTACTATTATCTTAATGCGTTTTTCTTTTGGGCCTTCGGAAATTCCCCAGTGGAAACGGGAGCAGTTTCCTGATGTAAGCTATGAGGAGTATCAATATATTAAACGAAATGTGCCTGATGTTGATGCTGTTTCATACAGCTTAAATGTTCGGGCAGAATCTATTAAATATGGTGATAAGCTGGTTACAGGAGTTGGCATTGCACCTGTTACCGAAGGTTATTATAATATTGAATCTCTTAAATTAAAAGAGGGACGGTTTTTTAATGAATCTGAGTCTAATAGCGGTTCGCCAGTAATTGTTTTAGGAGATGAGATTGCTGATGGATTGTTTGGTAACTTAAATCCTATAGGTAAAGAAGTGCGTCTTTATGGACAACGCTTTACAGTCATAGGTGTTCTTGAGAAAGAAGGAACCAGCCTCTTTGGTCCTTCAAAAGATGGTTCTGCAATCTTACCGGTAAATGTGGTGCGGCGTATCTATGGGAGCAATAATAAATCTGCTTTTCCTTCTATAGTTATTAAGCCGGCTTCTGGTGTAGATATACCTGAGTTTAATGCAGTACTTGCGCAACGGCTAAGACAGCTGCGTGGTTTAAAGCCAGACGATGTAAATAATTTTTTCATCAATCAATTGTCAGGGTTCACAGATCTTATAGATAATATAACCGGTACCATGTCGACTATAGGTGGTTTTATAGGCTTATTCTCTCTGCTTGTAGGTGGTTTTGGAATCGCAAATATTATGTTTGTGAGTGTTAAAGAGCGCACAAATCTTATAGGTATTCAAAAAGCACTGGGTGCAAAGAACAGGTTTATACTGCTTCAATTTTTATTTGAGTCTATAATTTTAGCAACTATAGGTGGACTCATAGGTCTTGGTTTAGTTTGGATTATTACAATTATAGCATCGCAATTTACCGGTGACTTTGAGTTTATTCTTTCCGCAGGAAATATCTTTGCGGGTTTGTTTAGTTCTGTTATAATTGGCCTTATTGCCGGTATTGTTCCTGCATTAATGGCTTCACGATTAGATCCTGTTGAAGCGATACGTACTGGTATGTAA
- the mreC gene encoding rod shape-determining protein MreC, producing MQQIVNFLIKHRNFLLFAFLLFLSLVFTIQSHSYHRSKFVNSANFLSGGIYGGLDDIYEYFDLKIHNKQLVEENNRLRSRLYNITDKNVQNLDTLAFNSLYRFTTAKVINNNYNLKDNFLTLRGGSKKGIKQDLGVITSKGLVGIIDRVSNKYATVLSILNSNSQINAKLKKSNHFGILVWKGGDPNIVDLVDVQSKAPVALGDTIVTGGKSTIFPEGIGIGTIDNFKLDPSENFYTIKIKLFNDMTNVGYVYVIENLDSEEIKTLEQQTVDEQ from the coding sequence ATGCAGCAAATTGTAAATTTTCTAATAAAGCATAGAAATTTTCTATTATTTGCTTTTTTGCTGTTCTTATCTCTAGTTTTTACCATACAGTCACACTCGTATCACCGTAGTAAATTTGTGAATTCTGCTAATTTTCTAAGCGGCGGAATTTACGGTGGCCTTGATGATATTTATGAATATTTTGATTTAAAGATTCATAATAAGCAACTCGTAGAAGAAAATAACAGGCTGCGCTCAAGGCTTTATAATATTACAGATAAGAACGTACAAAATCTTGATACACTAGCATTTAATTCATTATACCGTTTTACTACAGCTAAAGTAATTAATAACAATTACAACTTAAAAGATAACTTTCTTACACTACGCGGTGGTTCAAAAAAAGGAATAAAACAAGATCTTGGTGTAATAACAAGTAAAGGACTGGTAGGTATTATTGATAGGGTATCAAATAAATATGCTACAGTTTTAAGCATCTTAAACAGCAATTCTCAAATTAACGCAAAACTAAAAAAGAGTAATCACTTTGGTATTTTAGTTTGGAAAGGAGGAGATCCCAATATTGTTGATCTTGTTGATGTACAATCAAAAGCACCGGTCGCTCTTGGCGATACTATTGTTACAGGAGGTAAATCAACCATATTTCCTGAGGGTATAGGAATAGGTACTATAGACAACTTTAAACTTGATCCCAGCGAGAATTTCTATACTATAAAAATCAAACTTTTTAATGACATGACTAACGTAGGCTATGTTTATGTTATTGAAAATCTTGATAGCGAAGAGATAAAAACTTTAGAACAACAGACCGTAGATGAGCAGTAG